In Kryptolebias marmoratus isolate JLee-2015 linkage group LG22, ASM164957v2, whole genome shotgun sequence, a single window of DNA contains:
- the plekhh2 gene encoding pleckstrin homology domain-containing family H member 2 isoform X1 codes for MSSVWRNSSAEFRLAISSSVPSELNSKLALFKQLSTTGKMFTLTLMKRSVTICTPVSKAAIMADSEEDWKEKCLVLEALLMKFRVQIIKIRELTSDKIQQLEKQVIDAEKRAFAADQQVQWMKDKLQSPDGPSGDSEMRLFHQCQELQVSVQEKENIIAQLEQQLEDQKQIRLQDAKTVEDKAAKIKEWVMLRLSEFEVENAALKEANKQQEAQILELQRQIQVFEQKIHGEPGQPGQARRLSSLTFGCFQVTGKTPQVLTGPTLSLKTSNSQRDIDPHRDTAEKLNQETGSSETDEVHTSNPTGPVSSLQEDQAGHRCEPEPCRSSSLLCSAASEGTGPFQDRGGLCGFSRPGSDAYLTASDDSSSVFDDDMQRTDRPSFGLLGPADEGMAGCPGGGGGPGRGDLQDCTSEELNKLFLCQKLDSSSSSSEPTTPSPILTPALTPKRPNAPQDPGDTPALPKQPRLRTPAGLRVLNVPLAKKHLSQPLVSEAVHDPTRNALSMLRPLQLQETDLDQLPKDGIETGRDTRLQDLQYSQTPCIGTSEPRTETSPDGSAPGSKPPTPPLHRLPSWESRIYAVAKTGIRLSDTSRSDRANKDASLQSSCPAFLTYTSLIYRNLTSPVYTTLKGKASLLSSAPLSAESCSSDESSSSGDDDSSACSSQASSGSRRDGSPGSPRSLKRAVSVASMTSESDYAIPPDAYSTDTECSEPEQKLPKTCSSASDNGKSEPMEKSGYLLKMVKTWKKTWKRCWFVLKDGDMLYFKSPSDVIRKPQGQIEVNASSSISRGDGKQVLQIMTGRHVCYLKADSPNLLDEWLQVLQRVLRLKAAGPLFTQPHVRPSMKGALIKMKHGCSKRVWCVLIGKTLFYFRSQEDKFPLGQIKLWDAQVQDVDRSTEPQETFGQNFIISVLPPEQSPTFFLIDSVREKDSWLYHLSMAAGHSGGEVGTEFEKLVGKLFQLGGDSGCQIWRHPVLSFSKDTLSSPLTTLPSQALQTEAVKLFKTCQLFINVAIDTPAIDYHVSLAQSALQVCLAHPELQNELFCQLIKQTRARHLHGQPHGQHGQHGQHGQHGHPGPLQGWQFLALCVGLFLPQHPFLWLLQVHLKKHRDSRFLKAASDISRTEVGKYAVYCQRSLERTQQKGERQARPSRMEILSILLRNPYHHSLPFSVPVHFLNNTYHVVSFDASTTVDEFQCRLDQDTGMRKTGLSGFSLYTDDPCGQDLEHCLQGNIKVCDIISKWEQASKEQHSSRTIRLTYKNRLYFSQQMRGESERERLLLVYQTNEAIGAGHFPVNKELALEMATLLAQVEFGDFDRPFSVSGSSQTLKHVLDRFYPSHYRRMLSEEQQRHLLQCLSARWSSLRGQSSSECVRIYLTVARKWPFFGAKLFQAETVTPSPEAARTVWLAVHEDGISVLEHNSTKLLLSFSYKNLMTFGGCEENFLLVLRQSFDANKPSEKHLFTMDASRIREISLLVCSYINNSHQLKSAAHHLSAPALMEARPGGPKSQELRSPGRASGASGASGASRASGASRASRAPTLL; via the exons ATTCAGCAGTTGGAGAAACAAGTGATCGATGCAGAAAAACGAGCCTTCGCTGCAGATCAGCAG GTCCAGTGGATGAAGGACAAACTCCAGAGCCCCGACGGTCCGTCTGGAGACTCTGAGATGCGTCTTTTCCACCAGTGCCAGGAGCTGCAGGTGTCGGTCCAGGAGAAGGAGAACATCATCGCccagctggagcagcagctggaggaccAG AAACAGATCCGACTTCAGGACGCAAAAACAGTGGAGGACAAAGCAGCTAAGATCAAGGAGTGGGTGATGCTGCGGCTGTCCGAG TTTGAGGTGGAGAACGCAGCGCTGAAAGAAGCCAACAAGCAACAAGAAGCTCAGATCCTGGAGCTGCAGAGGCAGATCCAAG TCTTTGAGCAGAAGATCCACGGGGAACCAGGCCAACCGGGTCAGGCTCGGCGTCTTAGCAGCCTGACGTTTGGATGTTTTCAGGTGACGGGGAAAACCCCCCAGGTCCTTACAGGTCCCACCCTGTCCCTGAAGACGTCCAACAGTCAACGAGACATAGACCCACACCGGGACACGGCTG AGAAGTTAAATCAGGAGACAGGATCCTCAGAGACAGATGAAGTCCACACATCAAATCCAACTGGACCTGTGAGTTCTCTGCAGGAGGACCAGGCTGGGCATCGATGTGAACCTGAACCCTGTAGGAGCTCGTCTCTGCTCTGCAGCGCTGCTTCGGAGGGGACAGGACCGTTCCAGGACAGGGGGGGACTGTGTGGTTTCAGCCGGCCCGGCAGTGATGCCTACCTGACAGCTTCTGATGACAGCAGCTCTGTCTTTGACGATGACATGCAGAGGACAGACCGTCCCAGCTTCGGCCTGCTTGGACCTGCAGACGAAGGAATGGCAGGGTGTCCAGGCGGAGGGGGGGGTCCAGGCAGGGGGGATCTACAGGACTGCACCTCTGAGGAACTCAACAAACTCTTCCTTTGTCAGAAACTGgactcctcgtcctcctccagTGAGCCGACCACCCCGAGCCCCATCCTCACCCCAGCTCTCACCCCAAAAAGACCCAATGCGCCCCAGGACCCAGGAGACACCCCCGCGTTgccaaaacagccccgtctgaGGACACCAGCAGGACTCAGAGTTCTGAATGTCCCCCTGGCCAAGAAACACCTCAGCCAGCCTCTGGTGAGCGAGGCTGTGCACGATCCAACACGTAACGCCCTGAGCATGCTGCGTCCCCtccagctgcaggaaacagacCTGGACCAGCTGCCGAAGGACGGCATAGAGACCGGCAGGGACACCCGTCTCCAAGACCTCCAGTATTCCCAAACGCCATGCATCGGGACATCTGAGCCTAGGACCGAGACGAGCCCAGATGGTTCAGCACCAGGCAGCAAACCACCTACTCCGCCTTTACACCGACTCCCCTCCTGG GAAAGTCGTATTTATGCCGTTGCTAAGACAGGAATCAGGCTGTCGGACACATCCCGTTCAGACCGCGCTAACAAAG ACGCGTCCCTGCAGTCCTCCTGTCCTGCCTTTCTGACGTACACATCGCTCATCTACAGGAACCTGACCTCACCAGTTTACACAACGCTGAAGGGG AAAGCCTCTCTGCTGAGCAGTGCTCCACTCTCAGCTGAGTCGTGCAGCTCTGACGAGTCCTCCAGCTCCGGAGACGACGACAGCTCCGCCTGCAGCTCGCAGGCCTCGTCCGGATCCAGGAGGGATGGCAGCCCGGGCAGTCCACGGTCTCTGAAACGAG ctgtgtCCGTGGCTTCAATGACGTCTGAGAGCGATTACGCCATTCCTCCCGATGCCTACTCCACGGACACAGAGTGCTCCGAACCGGAGCAGAAGCTGCCAAAGACCTGCAGCTCAGCCAGCGATAACGGAAAGAGT GAGCCCATGGAGAAGTCGGGCTATCTGCTGAAAATGGTTAAAACCTGGAAGAAAACCTGGAAAAGATGCTGGTTTGTCCTCAAAGATGGAGATATGCTCTACTTTAAGTCCCCT AGTGATGTGATCAGAAAACCTCAAGGCCAGATCGAAGTCAACGCCTCCAGCAGCATCAGCCGGGGAGATGGAAAACAAGTTCTGCAG ATTATGACAGGACGACATGTTTGCTACCTGAAGGCGGACTCTCCGAACCTGCTGGACGAGTGGCTGCAGGTGCTGCAGAGGGTTCTGCGGCTGAAAGCTGCCGGTCCTCTCTTTACTCAGCCCCACGTTCGTCCCAGCATGAAGGGCGCGCTCATCAAG ATGAAGCATGGCTGCTCCAAACGGGTCTGGTGTGTTCTGATCGGGAAAACGTTGTTCTATTTCCGCAGCCAGGAGGACAAG TTCCCTCTGGGTCAGATCAAACTGTGGGACGCCCAGGTGCAGGACGTGGACAGGTCCACAGAACCACAGGAGACATTCGGACAGAACTTCATCATCAGCGTCCTCCCTCCGGAGCAAAGTCCAACATTCTTCCTGATCGACTCCGTCCGTGAAAAG GACTCGTGGCTGTACCATCTGTCCATGGCAGCAGGACACTCGGGGGGGGAAGTCGGCACAGAGTTTGAGAAACTGGTGGGGAAACTCTTCCAGCTGGGCGGGGACTCAG GTTGTCAGATCTGGAGACATCCTGTCCTGTCCTTCAGTAAAGACACTCTGTCCTCTCCTCTCACCACTCTGCCGTCTCAGGCCCTGCAGACCGAGGCCGTCAAACTCTTCAAG ACCTGCCAGCTCTTCATCAACGTGGCCATCGACACCCCGGCCATCGATTACCACGTCTCTCTGGCCCAGAGTGCCCTGCAGGTGTGCCTGGCCCACCCCGAGCTTCAGAACGAGTTATTCTGCCAGCTCATCAAGCAGACCCGCGCGAGACACCTGCATGGACAGCCTCATGGACAGCATGGACAGCATGGACAGCATGGACAGCATGGACACCCAGGGCCTCTGCAG GGATGGCAGTTTCTGGCCTTGTGTGTCGGATTGTTTCTGCCTCAGCATCCTTTCCTCTGGCTGCTGCAGGTTCAcctaaaaaaacacagagactcCAG GTTTCTGAAAGCGGCCTCTGACATTTCCAGGACTGAGGTGGGAAAGTATGCCGTCTACTGCCAGCGCTCTCTGGAGCGGACCCAGCAGAAGGGGGAGAGGCAGGCCAGGCCGTCCCGTATggagatcctgtccatcctgCTGAGGAATCCCTATCACCACTCTCTGCCCTTCAGCGTTCCTGTACACTTTCTCAACAACACATACCAC GTGGTGAGCTTTGATGCTTCAACAACTGTGGACGAGTTCCAGTGTCGCCTGGACCAGGACACCGGCATGAGGAAAACTGGACTGTCTGGTTTTAGCCTGTACACTGATGACCCCTGTGGACAGGACCTGGAGCACTGTTTGCAGGGAAACATCAAG GTTTGTGACATCATCTCCAAATGGGAGCAGGCCTCGAAGGAACAGCACTCCAGCAGAACCATCCGCCTCACCTACAAGAACAG GTTGTACTTCTCTCAGCAGATGAGAGGAGAGTCAGAGAGGGAGAGGCTGCTGCTGGTTTATCAGACCAACGAGGCCATTGGAGCCGGACACTTCCCGGTCAACAAGGAACTGGCTCTGGAAATGGCCACGCTGCTGGCCCAG GTGGAGTTCGGAGACTTTGACCGTCCCTTTTCTGTCTCTGGATCTTCTCAAACCCTGAAACACGTGTTGGACAGATTCTACCCCAGCCATTACCGCAGGATGCTGTCTGAGGAGCAACAACG ACATCTGCTGCAGTGTCTTTCTGCTCGCTGGTCCTCCCTCAGGGGTCAAAGTTCATCTGAGTGTGTCAGGATCTACCTTACTGTTGCCAGGAAGTGGCCCTTCTTTGGTGCCAAACTGTTTCAGGCAGAG accGTCACTCCGTCTCCAGAAGCAGCTCGGACAGTCTGGTTGGCGGTTCATGAAGATGGGATCAGCGTTCTGGAGCACAACTCAACG aagctgctgctgtcctTCTCCTACAAGAACCTGATGACCTTCGGAGGCTGTGAGGAGAACTTCCTGCTGGTTCTGCGTCAGAGCTTCGATGCAAACAAACCTTCAGAGAAACACCTCTTCACAATGGATGCTTCCAGA ATCAGGGAGATCAGCCTCCTCGTCTGCAGCTACATCAACAACTCCCACCAGCTGAAATCTGCCGCCCACCACCTGTCGGCGCCGGCGCTGATGGAGGCCCGACCCGGCGGGCCGAAGAGCCAGGAGCTGCGGAGCCCGGGCCGGGCCAGCGGGGCCAGCGGGGCCAGCGGGGCCAGCAGGGCCAGCGGGGCCAGCAGGGCCAGCAGGGCCCCCACGCTGCTCTGA
- the plekhh2 gene encoding pleckstrin homology domain-containing family H member 2 isoform X5 encodes MADSEEDWKEKCLVLEALLMKFRVQIIKIRELTSDKIQQLEKQVIDAEKRAFAADQQVQWMKDKLQSPDGPSGDSEMRLFHQCQELQVSVQEKENIIAQLEQQLEDQKQIRLQDAKTVEDKAAKIKEWVMLRLSEFEVENAALKEANKQQEAQILELQRQIQVFEQKIHGEPGQPGQARRLSSLTFGCFQVTGKTPQVLTGPTLSLKTSNSQRDIDPHRDTAEKLNQETGSSETDEVHTSNPTGPVSSLQEDQAGHRCEPEPCRSSSLLCSAASEGTGPFQDRGGLCGFSRPGSDAYLTASDDSSSVFDDDMQRTDRPSFGLLGPADEGMAGCPGGGGGPGRGDLQDCTSEELNKLFLCQKLDSSSSSSEPTTPSPILTPALTPKRPNAPQDPGDTPALPKQPRLRTPAGLRVLNVPLAKKHLSQPLVSEAVHDPTRNALSMLRPLQLQETDLDQLPKDGIETGRDTRLQDLQYSQTPCIGTSEPRTETSPDGSAPGSKPPTPPLHRLPSWESRIYAVAKTGIRLSDTSRSDRANKDASLQSSCPAFLTYTSLIYRNLTSPVYTTLKGKASLLSSAPLSAESCSSDESSSSGDDDSSACSSQASSGSRRDGSPGSPRSLKRAVSVASMTSESDYAIPPDAYSTDTECSEPEQKLPKTCSSASDNGKSEPMEKSGYLLKMVKTWKKTWKRCWFVLKDGDMLYFKSPSDVIRKPQGQIEVNASSSISRGDGKQVLQIMTGRHVCYLKADSPNLLDEWLQVLQRVLRLKAAGPLFTQPHVRPSMKGALIKMKHGCSKRVWCVLIGKTLFYFRSQEDKFPLGQIKLWDAQVQDVDRSTEPQETFGQNFIISVLPPEQSPTFFLIDSVREKDSWLYHLSMAAGHSGGEVGTEFEKLVGKLFQLGGDSGCQIWRHPVLSFSKDTLSSPLTTLPSQALQTEAVKLFKTCQLFINVAIDTPAIDYHVSLAQSALQVCLAHPELQNELFCQLIKQTRARHLHGQPHGQHGQHGQHGQHGHPGPLQGWQFLALCVGLFLPQHPFLWLLQVHLKKHRDSRFLKAASDISRTEVGKYAVYCQRSLERTQQKGERQARPSRMEILSILLRNPYHHSLPFSVPVHFLNNTYHVVSFDASTTVDEFQCRLDQDTGMRKTGLSGFSLYTDDPCGQDLEHCLQGNIKVCDIISKWEQASKEQHSSRTIRLTYKNRLYFSQQMRGESERERLLLVYQTNEAIGAGHFPVNKELALEMATLLAQVEFGDFDRPFSVSGSSQTLKHVLDRFYPSHYRRMLSEEQQRHLLQCLSARWSSLRGQSSSECVRIYLTVARKWPFFGAKLFQAETVTPSPEAARTVWLAVHEDGISVLEHNSTKLLLSFSYKNLMTFGGCEENFLLVLRQSFDANKPSEKHLFTMDASRIREISLLVCSYINNSHQLKSAAHHLSAPALMEARPGGPKSQELRSPGRASGASGASGASRASGASRASRAPTLL; translated from the exons ATTCAGCAGTTGGAGAAACAAGTGATCGATGCAGAAAAACGAGCCTTCGCTGCAGATCAGCAG GTCCAGTGGATGAAGGACAAACTCCAGAGCCCCGACGGTCCGTCTGGAGACTCTGAGATGCGTCTTTTCCACCAGTGCCAGGAGCTGCAGGTGTCGGTCCAGGAGAAGGAGAACATCATCGCccagctggagcagcagctggaggaccAG AAACAGATCCGACTTCAGGACGCAAAAACAGTGGAGGACAAAGCAGCTAAGATCAAGGAGTGGGTGATGCTGCGGCTGTCCGAG TTTGAGGTGGAGAACGCAGCGCTGAAAGAAGCCAACAAGCAACAAGAAGCTCAGATCCTGGAGCTGCAGAGGCAGATCCAAG TCTTTGAGCAGAAGATCCACGGGGAACCAGGCCAACCGGGTCAGGCTCGGCGTCTTAGCAGCCTGACGTTTGGATGTTTTCAGGTGACGGGGAAAACCCCCCAGGTCCTTACAGGTCCCACCCTGTCCCTGAAGACGTCCAACAGTCAACGAGACATAGACCCACACCGGGACACGGCTG AGAAGTTAAATCAGGAGACAGGATCCTCAGAGACAGATGAAGTCCACACATCAAATCCAACTGGACCTGTGAGTTCTCTGCAGGAGGACCAGGCTGGGCATCGATGTGAACCTGAACCCTGTAGGAGCTCGTCTCTGCTCTGCAGCGCTGCTTCGGAGGGGACAGGACCGTTCCAGGACAGGGGGGGACTGTGTGGTTTCAGCCGGCCCGGCAGTGATGCCTACCTGACAGCTTCTGATGACAGCAGCTCTGTCTTTGACGATGACATGCAGAGGACAGACCGTCCCAGCTTCGGCCTGCTTGGACCTGCAGACGAAGGAATGGCAGGGTGTCCAGGCGGAGGGGGGGGTCCAGGCAGGGGGGATCTACAGGACTGCACCTCTGAGGAACTCAACAAACTCTTCCTTTGTCAGAAACTGgactcctcgtcctcctccagTGAGCCGACCACCCCGAGCCCCATCCTCACCCCAGCTCTCACCCCAAAAAGACCCAATGCGCCCCAGGACCCAGGAGACACCCCCGCGTTgccaaaacagccccgtctgaGGACACCAGCAGGACTCAGAGTTCTGAATGTCCCCCTGGCCAAGAAACACCTCAGCCAGCCTCTGGTGAGCGAGGCTGTGCACGATCCAACACGTAACGCCCTGAGCATGCTGCGTCCCCtccagctgcaggaaacagacCTGGACCAGCTGCCGAAGGACGGCATAGAGACCGGCAGGGACACCCGTCTCCAAGACCTCCAGTATTCCCAAACGCCATGCATCGGGACATCTGAGCCTAGGACCGAGACGAGCCCAGATGGTTCAGCACCAGGCAGCAAACCACCTACTCCGCCTTTACACCGACTCCCCTCCTGG GAAAGTCGTATTTATGCCGTTGCTAAGACAGGAATCAGGCTGTCGGACACATCCCGTTCAGACCGCGCTAACAAAG ACGCGTCCCTGCAGTCCTCCTGTCCTGCCTTTCTGACGTACACATCGCTCATCTACAGGAACCTGACCTCACCAGTTTACACAACGCTGAAGGGG AAAGCCTCTCTGCTGAGCAGTGCTCCACTCTCAGCTGAGTCGTGCAGCTCTGACGAGTCCTCCAGCTCCGGAGACGACGACAGCTCCGCCTGCAGCTCGCAGGCCTCGTCCGGATCCAGGAGGGATGGCAGCCCGGGCAGTCCACGGTCTCTGAAACGAG ctgtgtCCGTGGCTTCAATGACGTCTGAGAGCGATTACGCCATTCCTCCCGATGCCTACTCCACGGACACAGAGTGCTCCGAACCGGAGCAGAAGCTGCCAAAGACCTGCAGCTCAGCCAGCGATAACGGAAAGAGT GAGCCCATGGAGAAGTCGGGCTATCTGCTGAAAATGGTTAAAACCTGGAAGAAAACCTGGAAAAGATGCTGGTTTGTCCTCAAAGATGGAGATATGCTCTACTTTAAGTCCCCT AGTGATGTGATCAGAAAACCTCAAGGCCAGATCGAAGTCAACGCCTCCAGCAGCATCAGCCGGGGAGATGGAAAACAAGTTCTGCAG ATTATGACAGGACGACATGTTTGCTACCTGAAGGCGGACTCTCCGAACCTGCTGGACGAGTGGCTGCAGGTGCTGCAGAGGGTTCTGCGGCTGAAAGCTGCCGGTCCTCTCTTTACTCAGCCCCACGTTCGTCCCAGCATGAAGGGCGCGCTCATCAAG ATGAAGCATGGCTGCTCCAAACGGGTCTGGTGTGTTCTGATCGGGAAAACGTTGTTCTATTTCCGCAGCCAGGAGGACAAG TTCCCTCTGGGTCAGATCAAACTGTGGGACGCCCAGGTGCAGGACGTGGACAGGTCCACAGAACCACAGGAGACATTCGGACAGAACTTCATCATCAGCGTCCTCCCTCCGGAGCAAAGTCCAACATTCTTCCTGATCGACTCCGTCCGTGAAAAG GACTCGTGGCTGTACCATCTGTCCATGGCAGCAGGACACTCGGGGGGGGAAGTCGGCACAGAGTTTGAGAAACTGGTGGGGAAACTCTTCCAGCTGGGCGGGGACTCAG GTTGTCAGATCTGGAGACATCCTGTCCTGTCCTTCAGTAAAGACACTCTGTCCTCTCCTCTCACCACTCTGCCGTCTCAGGCCCTGCAGACCGAGGCCGTCAAACTCTTCAAG ACCTGCCAGCTCTTCATCAACGTGGCCATCGACACCCCGGCCATCGATTACCACGTCTCTCTGGCCCAGAGTGCCCTGCAGGTGTGCCTGGCCCACCCCGAGCTTCAGAACGAGTTATTCTGCCAGCTCATCAAGCAGACCCGCGCGAGACACCTGCATGGACAGCCTCATGGACAGCATGGACAGCATGGACAGCATGGACAGCATGGACACCCAGGGCCTCTGCAG GGATGGCAGTTTCTGGCCTTGTGTGTCGGATTGTTTCTGCCTCAGCATCCTTTCCTCTGGCTGCTGCAGGTTCAcctaaaaaaacacagagactcCAG GTTTCTGAAAGCGGCCTCTGACATTTCCAGGACTGAGGTGGGAAAGTATGCCGTCTACTGCCAGCGCTCTCTGGAGCGGACCCAGCAGAAGGGGGAGAGGCAGGCCAGGCCGTCCCGTATggagatcctgtccatcctgCTGAGGAATCCCTATCACCACTCTCTGCCCTTCAGCGTTCCTGTACACTTTCTCAACAACACATACCAC GTGGTGAGCTTTGATGCTTCAACAACTGTGGACGAGTTCCAGTGTCGCCTGGACCAGGACACCGGCATGAGGAAAACTGGACTGTCTGGTTTTAGCCTGTACACTGATGACCCCTGTGGACAGGACCTGGAGCACTGTTTGCAGGGAAACATCAAG GTTTGTGACATCATCTCCAAATGGGAGCAGGCCTCGAAGGAACAGCACTCCAGCAGAACCATCCGCCTCACCTACAAGAACAG GTTGTACTTCTCTCAGCAGATGAGAGGAGAGTCAGAGAGGGAGAGGCTGCTGCTGGTTTATCAGACCAACGAGGCCATTGGAGCCGGACACTTCCCGGTCAACAAGGAACTGGCTCTGGAAATGGCCACGCTGCTGGCCCAG GTGGAGTTCGGAGACTTTGACCGTCCCTTTTCTGTCTCTGGATCTTCTCAAACCCTGAAACACGTGTTGGACAGATTCTACCCCAGCCATTACCGCAGGATGCTGTCTGAGGAGCAACAACG ACATCTGCTGCAGTGTCTTTCTGCTCGCTGGTCCTCCCTCAGGGGTCAAAGTTCATCTGAGTGTGTCAGGATCTACCTTACTGTTGCCAGGAAGTGGCCCTTCTTTGGTGCCAAACTGTTTCAGGCAGAG accGTCACTCCGTCTCCAGAAGCAGCTCGGACAGTCTGGTTGGCGGTTCATGAAGATGGGATCAGCGTTCTGGAGCACAACTCAACG aagctgctgctgtcctTCTCCTACAAGAACCTGATGACCTTCGGAGGCTGTGAGGAGAACTTCCTGCTGGTTCTGCGTCAGAGCTTCGATGCAAACAAACCTTCAGAGAAACACCTCTTCACAATGGATGCTTCCAGA ATCAGGGAGATCAGCCTCCTCGTCTGCAGCTACATCAACAACTCCCACCAGCTGAAATCTGCCGCCCACCACCTGTCGGCGCCGGCGCTGATGGAGGCCCGACCCGGCGGGCCGAAGAGCCAGGAGCTGCGGAGCCCGGGCCGGGCCAGCGGGGCCAGCGGGGCCAGCGGGGCCAGCAGGGCCAGCGGGGCCAGCAGGGCCAGCAGGGCCCCCACGCTGCTCTGA